A single genomic interval of Ischnura elegans chromosome 3, ioIscEleg1.1, whole genome shotgun sequence harbors:
- the LOC124156170 gene encoding uncharacterized protein LOC124156170, translating into MESHRIEKDFLRYHGDWLNAKIVINIPGTTKTTTKTSGSGRPRRGFEESSYRSKMRMVEEMTATTSTPALTFATEKALRAQGRDAEAGLVKEALHSTPTRASKIADAWKKSQSKESKFIHPYSPEEALSLMIEADLSHKSYQTLRSQAIERGSDLYPSYKKVLLAKQKCYPCNTAVIITERKAEVNVQALLDMTVSRIAMLQADVMEPLSPIVLQNLHLICEWGLDGSSSQSM; encoded by the exons ATGGAATCTCACCGCATTGAAAAGGACTTTCTTCGCTACCATGGAGATTGGCTGAATGCGAAAATTGTGATCAATATTCCTGGAACTACAAAAACGACCACAAAAACTTcag GCAGCGGTCGGCCAAGAAGAGGCTTTGAGGAGAGTAGCTACCGCAGTAAGATGAGAATGGTGGAGGAAATGACGGCAACTACGAGTACACCGGCCCTAACGTTTGCGACCGAAAAGGCTCTCCGTGCTCAAGGCAGGGATGCAGAGGCTGGACTGGTGAAAGAGGCTCTCCACTCTACTCCCACTCGAGCATCAAAAATAGCAGATGCTTGGAAAAAGTCTCAGTCGAAAGAGAGTAAGTTCATCCATCCATACTCCCCTGAAGAAGCCCTTTCTCTCATGATTGAAGCCGATTTGTCTCACAAATCATATCAAACCTTACGATCGCAGGCGATAGAAAGGGGATCAGATTTATATCCCTCTTATAAGAAGGTCCTTTTAGCCAAACAGAAGTGTTATCCGTGCAACACTGCGGTCATAATCACTGAACGTAAGGCTGAAGTTAACGTACAGGCCTTACTTGACATGACTGTTTCCAGAATCGCCATGCTGCAAGCGGACGTTATGGAGCCCCTTTCTCCCATCGTTctccaaaatttacatttgatcTGCGAGTGGGGGCTTGATGGTAGCAGCTCCCAATCTATGTAA